In Balaenoptera acutorostrata chromosome 3, mBalAcu1.1, whole genome shotgun sequence, the genomic stretch AGTTTGGGGCCAAGCCTCCATCCTGGGAACCCCTCATTATGGGAGGAGCGGGCCTCAGGGTTGTGCCTAAAGCACCTGGGAGAAGATGCCCAGGGAGCTGCAGGAGCAGGCTGGAGCTACCCCCGGGCAGCCTTGGAGCCCACGGTCCCTTTTACTTCTgtcctgcttccatttcctgctATTGCCCGCTGCTCTGGCAGACACACTCCCCTGGAAAGCTGTTTCCAGACTAGAATACTTTATTCAAGAGAATCTGGCTTGGCGGTCAAACAGCCACGCGGGGGCAGCTTGCTCCATGTCCAGCCTGGGGCCACTCTTGGCCTGTGTccctgggaggggcaggatgGTGACGCCTTAGCCGTAAAGAACAATGTCCCAGCACAAGCAGTGGCAAGATGTGAGGCCAGACCTAGGGGACAAGGAGCGGCCAAggcccccaggcaaccactgttctCCAGAGCTGAACGTTCTGATCTCCAGGGGTAGAGCTGCTGCCTGCTCACCCTCCCAGCAGGGCCACTGGGAGCAAGCTCCCCGACTCCCACCCTGGCCGGGAGCGCCCCAGCAAGGGCTGCTGGTCCGTGCAGAGCCCAAGGCCGGGGGGCAGGCGGTGGGTCTCCAGTCCTTCCCTCTCCAGCCCCCTGGAGACCCCCAGAGCCTCTGGGGACTGGCCTGCCCCTCACAAAGCCACACATCTTGCTTCTTCCCAAGCTGAAGCCACATGGGTCTGTCTTCTGTCTTTCTCTCACGTTCTGTTTAAGGCACTGAATTCCTGAGGGTCctgtccctccctgcccctcctcttgGAGGGAGTGAGTCATTCAGCAGGGATACAATTGGCTAATAAATAGAGGGCAGGTGCCAGCAGGGAGGTAACTGAGAGTGTGACGGTAATAAATACACGAGCCGGGTGTGGGGTCTCTCTCCTCCGAGGGGCTGGTTACCTCCGGGGAACAGTATCGCCGCACCTGCCAGAGACCAAACACAGAAAGGGGGTATCAGCCCAGTGTGGAGGGTGGGGTCCCTCCTATGGGAGGGGGGACAAACCCAGAGGGGAAGCTTGGACAGGGAGCACGGGAAGCTTGGACAGGGAGCACGGGAAGCCTGGATCTCTGCTTGCACAAGGCCAAGAAGCAGCTAGGAGCTACCCTTCACCAAGCACGCACCCAGGTGCCCAGCCCCGCGCTAAGCACTCTCTCATTTACCCTTAACAATAGCCCATGAGTAAGGCACTATCAtccttttgcagatgaggaaactgaggctcagagaggttaagaaacttgcccaaggtcacacagctggtcagagACGAAGTCTACTTTGAACGCAATTTGGCTCCATGCACCAATGCCTTTGCATACTCTGGGACAGCAGTCTTCAAACGAGGATATGGGAACCCCTAGGTGTACATGAAGATTGTCCAAGGTGTATGTACTGATGGTTTTAAAGGAATTCGTTTTCAGCCTTCCCATGTACTCTGCCTGAAAACTGTCTGCATGAGAGGTCCGCTTCCCCCATCTTCCCCACCTGAGGTCTGCTTCCCACCATCTTGTTCCCAGTTGTCCTTCTCccttaggaaggaaggaagcatctTGTCCATTCTAAGTCCTGTTACAGTAGTTTTCCCCAAGGTAAAAAGGATTCGAGGGGACACTGAATAAAATAACCATCTGAGACATTGTTGTAGGCGTTGAGAAAGGAAATATGGTGACTGGCTGGGTAACCAAGCGTGTTGCAAGTGGGGTGGTTTCCAAGTctgctttcaacaaaattgaagAACAGCTTAACCGAATTGTCAGTTAATCTGTCATGAGAAGTAATTTTTGTAGCAGATCACCTTGAGGTTTTTGGCAAACAACTTGGAAGGAGTTCAAGTGATTGAGTGACATCCAGTCCCATTTACGTGTTTATGTGAACATGGTTTTTCAGtcttttcatctataaaaaaCGATGCACAGGAATGGAATTACTATTGAATCCTGCCTCAGTCTGGCAGGAGGTAACATTCGTTACTGAGTTCATTAACTAATTGAAAAGAAATAGCTGCATCCATCTCATTGAGATGCATTCCCAGTAAGATTGATTGTACTTTTGCGTTTAGCATCTAGTAAAATATGATGTATTTGTGCTGTTTTGATCAATTGTTACTACTAATAATTATTGTGATAATTCATTCCAAGAGAAAATTTAATTTCGAGTTTTCTGCtcacaggaaatttaaaataattcaaacttaTATACCATTGTTGTGGCAGATAAATATGACAAGGTGATACATAAAAGAcgtttgaatatttaaaaaatactacattAGGCTGAAATTCTGTGgggaaagtaaaatggaaagacaagttcaaggaaaaaagaagcaaTGGAAATATTCAGCTATTAAAGGAGAgtgttcatatttttttgttgttgttgccgtTGTTCATGTTTTTAAGAGTGGATGATGGTGAGTATTAAATTAGGATGGCTTATTCCACGGGATACATTTGGAGAGTGATCTAATggctttatattaaaatattaatattcatgATAGGCCAGAAGTTACATCCTTTGCAACTATTTACAATTTTGATGAAAAAGTTCAATGTCAACTTAAAAGTGAACAAGGGAGCGCATGAGTTTTTGAATTTCTTTCAAGAGATTCCCGAATGAAACGTTTGAAGACTGCTGCCTTAGCAGATAGAGGACAGGACGCTTTCCATCTGGGGCTGCCCAGCTGGGGAGCCCCGCACTGACTTCACTGTCAGCTCCTCCCCCAGTCGCTGCTTGGGCCCAGGGGAGAAATTAGGGCCATGTGCCTGCAGAGGACCCACCCAGAATCCTCCCCAGCATTCCTATCTTCACAGAGTGGGATGGAGGTCTCCGCTCGTGCAGGGGTGGGCTCATGGGGTAGGACTTGGTCAGCCCCAGTCCCATGGCATGAAATGATTTCCTGAGTCCTGTTGCTGGAAGGAGACAGGCCCTGAAGGAGAACCGTGGTGTGACTGAGTTACTGTGCATGTGGAATACTTTATTTTCACTCTTTACTCTCACAGATTTGGGTTTTCCCTTCTCTAATCCTGCTCTCCCAGCACTCAGGCTTGGACTCCAGCCTAGTCCTCCATATGTGAAGCCAAATGGGCAGGTAACacggagagggaaagggaagcgAGTGGACCCCAAGGCTCCCTGGGAGGGTGGAAGAAATATTGGTCTGGGAGCCGGTGAGGGGCTACACCTTCCCCCGGGCCACCAGGAGGTAGCCCTGGCTGAGTTTTTGGACGTTTTAGCACTAGAATGTAAGCCCTGTAAGAGCAGGAATCTTGTTGGTTTGCCCACTGacgtacctggcacacagtaagtgcttagtaaatgtaGACCGACTGAATGCTTGGTGGACCCCCTGACCCCTCATTCTACACACAGAGAAAAACTTGGCTCAGAGAGGTGACGTGacctgctcaaggccacacagagaCTTAGAGCTAAGCCAGGACGAGAAGCAAGGCTTCCTGGTTCTTGCCCTGGTTCACCTGAGGCTTCCTAGGCCCTAGAATCTCTAGGTTGTGGCCCCCGACCACTGGCTTTGTCCCTCCCCGACCACTGACcctgctggcagggctgggctcccCTCTGGCCCAGCCTCCTTGCCATCCCTGGGCCCCCCGCGCACTCACAGGTGGCAGTCTGtgtgtctctgcttctctctcttcctcttccccctgccCTTGGGTCTCCTCCTGTAATAAGCCAAAAGCGTCAGGACAGAGTGGCTGGGGGCCCCCATGCTAGGACAGGGGCTGGCAGGCCTGAGAACAGCCCGGTGCCCCAGCCAGGCTGCTTACCTTTCTGGCTTCATCTTCTCCCGCAGAGGCCTGGGAAAACAGAGAGGAGCAGGGGAGAATCAGGAAAGCAGTAAGCGGGGGCTCCCTGCCCGCCTAAGCCCCCTCGGACATCACTGGCGTTGGTCCTGTAGTTGGCGCTGAAGCCACTAGGGGGTAGCATGGAGCTAGTTAGGGAGAGATGCCCAGAGGCCTGGGGGCTTCCGCTCCCACGCTAGCCTCTGGTGACCCCACCAAGAGAGGTGTGAAATACCCTCTTGGGGgtcctctccacaccctctgctctcctctgcctcttgGCATCAAATCTGGGGAATGAGTCTGCTCTCTGCTGCCTTTCTCTGTTCACTTCCTTCCCTCACACCTGCCCTTCCTCCCACGGTGCCCTCTGGGAGTTTCCTCGCTGACAGTGAATGAGGGGCAAGGCCACCTGTCAGATGGACATCgtgccaccccccaccctgggGATGTGTGACGGTGCAGGCAAGAGCAGGGGGCCAGGGtgaagggtggggtgaggggagctGATTGAAAGCCCCCCAGTCACCAGGCttgtcctggctctgcctccgGGGGCTGTGGCTGTTGAcccagaagagagaagaaaggtggCCCTGTTGCCCAGCCCTCTGGAAGGGGAcagggcctcagtctcccctgggAGCCAGAGTGGGGGCGTGGGGCAGCGCGGTGACAGCAAGCTTTGAGGTCCGGGAAGGCTCCCTAGGCTGGCCATCTCCCTTGGGAGCCAGGGCAGCGTACCAGCGCCTCCTGGGACTGCCTGCTCGTGTCTCTGCCACCTGGGACCAGTCAGAGACACTCTTGGaccctcagtcttctcatctgccTGCCCCAACAGAGAGGCTGTGAGGGCAAAGGTGATGTGGAAGGTGAAAGGTCACTCTCAAGCACTGTGCCCGTGAGGGTTTCTTACTGAACTGTTGTTATATGGCCAAGCCCTGGCAAGGGGGGACAGGAGGAAACAGATTGGGGCAGGGCCTCTAACAGTGGTACAGGTCCAAGAGGGGTGGCCAGAGCCCAGGACACTAGGCAGGACCAAGCCCAGGGCAGTACTGGGGCTCCTGGAGAGTGTGGTAACGGCCACGAGAGGTAGCAAGAAAAAGGGCAAGCTTAGGGGTTAGACAGGCTGGGGtccactcactagctgtggcaAATCACGTAACCAtagcaagcctcagtttcctcatccgtaaaatgggatgACAATGGTACCTATCTCCTAGGGTTGTTAGGCGAGCTGGGACTTGGTCTATCttgctcaccactgtatcccAAGTATCTGGGACAGTGAGTAGCGTACAGTTGGTGCTCAATggatgtttattgaataaatgagaaaacacagtCAGGTGCCTAGTGCGCGGCGAGGCACAGAGGAGATGCACCATAAATGGTGGTCCTCCCCCTCTTCTGCCCCAGGATAGGGCTCAGGACCTCTTGCCTGGTGCCTTCGTCTATGGCCCAGGGGTACCAggagagcacctaagcccatttctctcttccctgAGCCTGGTTGGCAGTGCCAGGCCTGCTGCTCCTGGTAACTAATGCTCAGAGTGCCCTGGGCACCAGCAGCAAGATGTGCTGGTGACAGGCTCTTCCAGGTGGGGGAGCGACTTTAAAGAAagctccttccctctgccccttccctcccaccaggGCTTGTCCATCTCTGCGCGCCTCAGCCAGTTGACCCCTCCCGTGGGCACCAGCCTGGCCTATAACTAAGTCCAGTCACTTCTTCCACGGCCGTGGCAGCTGCCTCCCAGTTTGAGGAGGGAGATGGCGTGCCCTGAGCCTGGCAAGTTTGGGAGAGACCCTGGCTCCCTCCATCCCTGTGGTTTCTCAGCAGCTGTGCTCCAGCTGCTGGGGCCAGCTCCCTGGGCAAAACCGGCTGATGGGGAGACACAAGCAGCCGCCACTGGTCGCCGATTTCCCTGGTCTCCCTCAACTAGGAAGCAGGGACGGGCAGCCCCTGGCTGAAGCTGCCAGGCTCGTGGGGGCTGTCCCTGCCACACCCAAGGACCCACCTGCACTCGCAGCGCACATGCTGAGAGAACGTCAGCTCCACGTAGGAGGGCCGGTCCCCGGAGCGGATCTTCAGGAGCTGCAGGGAGAGGAAGGTTGGGTGACTGGATTGGGGGTGGCCTGTGGGTTTCCAATACTCCCTCCAGCCTTCCCTTGGATGAGGACCAGGCTCCCTACTTCCCACCAGCCTTTGGACTACACACCCTAATTCCGCTTTGAGTGTGGGGCAAATAGCCCTCCCGCCTGCATGTGGAGCTGAGGGAGGCCCCTGTCCCTCCCGTCCCAGGGCCACCAGCATAGCAATAGTGTAGGAAAGGGGCCCCTGCTCTGGAGGCAGCGAGATCTATGTTCAAAGCTTGGCTCTTCCACCTGCTAAGCAAGTGAAATAACATCTCTGAACCTcaagttcctcatctgtgaaatgggaatatcaCTTGGCTCCAAGGATTGAATGTTGAGGTAACATTTCTGAAGCAcctagcatagtgcttggcaTTATTCAACTAGTGCTCAAAAAACCAttgtgggggggcttccctggtggtgcagtggttgagaatctgcctgccaatgcaggggacacgggttcgagccctggtctgggaagatcccacatgccgcggagcaactaggcccgtgagccacaattgctgagcctgcgcgtctggagcctgtgctccgcaacaagagaggccgcgatagtgagaggcccgcgcaccacgatgaagagtggcccccgcttgctgcaattagagaaagccctcgcacagaaatgaagacccaacacagccataaataaataaataaataaataaaattaaaaaaaacaaaaaaaacaaaaaaacattgtgGGTGCGAGTGTGTAAGAAAGCTCAGGGCACCAAATTCTCCTGGTATAAACAGGGACATCTTGAATCCGAACAGATTTCTTTTCCAACCTCAACCAGATATCCTGGGTCCTGGGGCAGGGCTGAGCCAGAGGCTGAGAAAGCTGGtaagggaggaggtgagggggctCAAAGCTGGGGCAGGGGTTCAGGAAGGAGGGGCACTGTGGCAAGAGGATGGGCCTGGGCATAAGTTCTGGTCCTGTGACCCTggcctgccctccttccctctccaggtCCCTGCTCGGGGGCAGGGTCTGTGGCCCTCTGAGCAGCGCGTGGACAGAGGGGCAGGCCCGGACACACGGAGGAGAGCCTCCTTACCTGCATGGTGACGTTGACCGTCTCCACTGGCACACAGTGCAGGTTCTCATCGCCACAGCAGCCCGTGCAGCGCAGCAGGGAGACGCAGGACGGGCTGAACATGTGCTCCACCTCGCTGGGGTACTCGGACACGATGTCCACCAGCCTCTCCAGGGCCCGGCAGTAGCTTCGGCCCCACACTTCCTGGAAGGGCACCACTGCGAGGAGGCACAGACAGGTGCGTCAGGCCCGGAGGGGCCTGCTCCTTGAAGTCCAGGCCCTGCAGGTCCTCCCAGGTTCAGCCCACaccgcctcctccaggaagcccccagCCTATGTGAGCTCCCCCTGCTCTGAACTCCTGATGTGATCCCTCTGGGATGACAGCTGGACCTCCAACTCGTCTGCCGGATGGAAATCCCAGTGGAACGGAATTTCTCAGTGTCTTGAGCTCTCAGCTCTATTCTCAACTCAGGGACCTGCATCTGCCTCGGTGCCTTGAAGCTTCAAGGAGTGTGCTCTGGCAGCTCCCCAGGCCCTCTGGATCTTTCTTAGCCCTGACCTGGTGCTTCCTCAGTCTTGGGGAATCGGCAGAAAACAGTCAGTTCTGCAAGTTCCGCGAGATTGGCTTGCAGAGTCCCACAGGGAGGGTTAGCCTTCCCCTTAGTCCTTGTTTCCTGCCCCACTCTGGGCCAGCTCCTCTGCCTGGTGGCCAAGACTGCAGCCAGCAACGTGCCCCATCCCCGTGCTCCATTTCGGTCAGGCCACCCTCGTGAGAGCTCGGGGCCGCATCACCCTAATTCCCACTTAAGGTCCATGCTCCTTGCCCCCTTCTCGTTTCTAACCAAATAAAGCCCACTACCCACTTCCCCAGGCccgcctcccttcctcctctccgaAGCCTTCTCCTACTTGTCCAGCATGAACAGATGTTCCTTTTTTGAGCATAACTCAGCCCCAAGGGCTTGCCTTATCTCTGTCACTGGTGGCTCTTATCTTTTTTACAAGCAAGTTGAGGCTCCTTGAAGACACGGACCCAAGCACCCAGTAAACACAGGCTAAGTAATTACTGATTGATTAGATGATAGTTCGCTGAAGATTATCAGGGACATCCCTGACCCCCACGATGTCCTGGTGGTCTTGACCAGGATCTTCTGGGGGCTGATCTGGAGTCTCTCAAAAAACGTTGCTCCTTCAGGGGagggcctggggcctggccccaaacagaggctcacaggaagTGAGTAGCCAGAGCCAGGAAACCTGGCTCCTAGTCCTGGCCCtacactggctgtgtgaccttggggaggtCACTTCACCTTTATGGGTATATCAGTTTCCTCAGCTGGGGAAAAAGAAGAAGGTTGGGAATAGATGGTTGCTAAGGACTCTCCCAGCTCTGACAGGCAGTCTGTGATTCTGTGCACACAACCCAGCCCAGCTGTGAGACCGTGAGCAGAGACACATCTCCAGTCCTGGGTCATCCTGCCCTGTACCTGATGGTCGTCCTCAGCTGGTGGGGGAGGACAGGGAAGCTGGGCCACCTGGGGACCCTGCAGCCTCTGCCCTAGAGCAATGGCCTCTCCTAGCAGCCTCTCACTACCTTCCATGTCCCTTCCTAGGAGGCAGAAGGGGCTGAAGTCCATTCTACTGAGCCTACGAGGACGTGAGTCTCAGGGTAATCtcagaggaaaaataaacttcAGCCCTAGCAGAGGCCCTCGGGAAAGACTGCAAGCTGGTGGAAAATACCCAAGAGGCAGTGTGTCCACGTGGAGCTGGCTGAGGCGGCAACAGAGCAATAAACTGTGCTTATCTGGGCGTCTGCTGCTCCATTCTGCCCTGTCTGCTTAGGGGGCACTAGGGCTGGGcccagggatgggagggagaccaGAGACCTCCCTGATCCTACCTCTCCAGGCCACTGGGTCACTCTCCCTGGACCCAAGTGGGAAACAAGGCCCTCTCCTCCAGGCAGCCCAAAGCCCCAGGGAAGCCAGCCTTTGCAGGGAGAGGTCAGAGGAGCACCTCCCTATTGTAACTCTGTGAGTGCGTGTTTAGTCTAAAATCTTCATAAGCACTACACAACTCTGAACATTTAATCTCTGCCTTGGAAAACATAAATAACAGCAGAGGGATAGCCAGCTGCCAAAGTGCCACAGAAGGTTCAGGGTCCTGCCCCGGGACCAGCCAtcagggagggggagagcagcAGAGAAGGGGCACCCCGTCCCCCTACCATCCCGCAAGCAAACTCCACCCAGCTGGGCCATGGGGCCACCGCCAGGTTAAGCAGAGCCGCAGGGCCTAGGAGGCAGAAGGGATTTCCTTTCCCCTCACCCACCATGCAGACTGCGGCAACAGGACCCAGGTTCCAGGGCCCTGAAGCCCACCGCTTTCTGGGCCTCATGGCGGACGGTGTGGGAGAGGGCTGAGAAGGAGGTGGGCTGGGCCTGGCTTACCTGGCAGCCACCAGGAAAGGGGGCAGCTCATTCCTGGGGCTGCTGTCGGGGTGTGTGGGAGAAACAAAGGGGGCTGGGCGAGGGGCTGGCTGAGGGAGTGCTGTGACCGCTCCCAGCTGTGGGCTGAGCCCCTCAGCAAAGAGCTCTGCTCAGCGGCTCCTGAGAGCACTTCCTTTGGCCCCAGACCTGCTCAGAGGCCGCGGTGGGGGGAGAGGAACGGGAGGCTGTGGCCGAGGCAGGCACCTGGCTGCTCCCGGGGCCAAAAGTGGGCTCTCAGCTCTCTTGCCAGCCCTTGGGCGAGCCTCCCATCTGGCTCCAGCTGCCTACCACCCAGGACAGAGGAGACCCCAGATGGGAAGTGTTTCATCCTGAGAGCAAGCTCCTGGGGGGCCcactgggagggtggggggactGGGCTGGGCAGAGCCACTGGCCACCAGCCCGAGCCCAGCAGGTATCCTCTTGGTGGTCACCGGCGGGGCACACACCCAGCCTGCGGCAGGGGACACCCTGCTCAACGCCTGCTCAGCTGTGAGCCGTGGGGAGGCTCGGTGCCACgcgccccagctctgccacatgtACTGAAGCGTGTCCAAGGCTTTAGGTGATCCCaagggcctctctgagcctcagagccTTCATCTATAAAACGTGGAGAATACGAGTGCCTTCCTAATTCACAGCTTGTGGTCAGCACAGAGTTATAGTAAATGCCTGATAATATTACCATGAATAGTAATAGTAAAAAATCAACGTCTGTGGCTGCAAAGCACAGACCATTCTGTCTCTTGTCTGGTGTTAGGAGGGGATGGCATTTGCAGGATTTTGATAACTGGGGTCCAAAGCTCTTTCCCTGGTCATGATACAGGCTCCCTAATTGATCAGGATGACAGGTGAGCTGCCCTAATGGATCAACACTTCCCGGGTCCCTCCTCACCCGGGTCCCTGGGAGATATATACTCCTGTATCTCCTCCATGGAGTCAGAGAATCCTACAATCTGAGAAAAAGAACCTTAGATATCATGTAGTTTAatgctcccattttatagatgatgaaactgaggctcagacttcTTTGATAGCTGTTATCTGAAATATACTAAAAGCATCAAAAAGGCCATGGGGTGGAGATAGGTGATGGGTCTCTCTCCAAATCCCAGAGAGCATAATATTGTGCCAATCCCAGAGGGcaagcagggggagggagaggatatCAATGAAATCGATGTCTGCTACCACCCCCACCTTCTCAGTGCCGAAGGGGCCTGGGACTCAGCCGTCAGAGCATGGCcaggcccaggagaggctggctACCAGGCAGTAGAGGGAGGGTGTTCCCAGCTCACAGAGGTCACCacgcgtgtgcgtgtgcacgtcCCTACATGCTCCCTTTCTTCCGTGGGAAGTGGTGTGTGGCCTGGCTGCACGTCtcggagaggcagggagggaggagcaagGCAGGGGGCCTGGCATGGGCCTCCTGCCTTCTGCACGTATGTCTCTTTGGCAAATTGTCTCTCCCTTTGAAGATTCCCTCTTGATGCAACCctgggtggggagtggaggggcCAGGGAAGGCACAACTCATTCTGTCTGTTTATAATCAATGGAAAGGCCTCGTCAGATCCCTGAAGCTCCTCCAGGGCTGGCTGCTGGGAAGGTCCTCTTGCCCCTCCCTGGTCCTCCTGACTGCTGGCCCACTGCATCCAGCTCATAGACCCCCAGTCTGGCCCTTGGCACTCATTGCCTGCACTGCCCTCCAAGACCCCATCTGCCCCCTTACATCATGCTGGGAAGGGGCTCTGATGAACACCAACCTGACGAATCCTGGGTAGACgggccccagccctgctctctgTGTGCCGGGtgaccctggcccaggaagacaCCTCTCTAGGCCTCTGGGTCACAATGGGGGGATCTCTCAGGCCCTGCCAACTCTGTCGGCCAGGGCATCAGCCAGCTTGCAGACTCTCCCCAACTTAGTATCAGCCTGCACCCACCTTTCATGCCAACCCTTCCCATCCTCTGCAGAGGCCCAGGAGGTGAGGACTTGGCGAGCCACGCACCCGCCcctccagccccgcccctccagccccgcccccgccccctgggCCCAGGCAGCTTACCTTCCACCTCTGAGGAGCCGTTCGCAGCAGACAAGGCCCACTGCTGTGGACAGAAAGGTGCAGAGATGAGGGGACCACCTTGGGCCTCTGTGCTCTGGGGCCCAGTGTGTCGGTAAGATCACAGAGGCCCCTCTGACTCTGAGCTCCTTCCCACCCGCTGCACACACTCTGCCCTGTCTCAGAGCTGGCTCCTTCCAGGTGCAACGAAAAACTCAGGGGACCCTGGGTGGGCCCCATGGGTGGGCCCCATGGGTGGGCCCCAGtgggccccaccccccaccccccaccccctctctggcctcagtttcctcatttggaaagGGTGGGAGGCTGGAAGCTTTTGGAGACCTTTTGCCTGCTCTGTCCCAAAGATCTGGCGATCCTTTGGGGTCTCCCTTCTACCCAGCCCCCAGGCAGCCCTGCTGGGCCCTGTGCAGCTCGCCTTGGCTGGGTGCCAGAGCCCAGGGGCAGGCGATCAGCTGGTGAGAGCCGAGGCGCTGGAGCGGGTGGCGCCAGGAGCCGGTGCTGCCGGTAAAGTGACACCTCTGACCAGCCCTGCAGCAGGCAAGCGGGTGGCGGGTGGTATGGCCCTTCCGCCCCGCGGAACTGCCCAGCCCACCCACTTCTGGGCTGGGGCTTGGGACTCCCAGGGCAGTGGGACAGCGCAGTGGGAAGGGAGCTCATTGGCTTTGTCAGGATTTCACTGCCCAAGCTGGCTCACAGCCAGACTCACCCAGCTCCTGGGAAAAGGGCCCTGCTCACTTCCCCAGGCCCTGCACTCAGGACCTCCGGCTGCCCATCCGGGAAAGAGGGCACAGTGGGACCCTTGTCTTGCCCCCAGCCCACCCAGGAGCCCTGGGCTCAGCCTGGAGCCTCGGtgggggcagggcccagcctccccaCCAATAGTCTTTTCAGCCGGCTTTCCCTCCACCAGGCCAGGTCAGAGGTCCTGGGGGCGCCTGCCTGGTCACAGGGCCTCGACCCTGACCACAAGGCCAGGGACCCGCCTGGGATTAGTGGAGAGATGCTTTTAGCAAAGCCACCAGGGCTCCAGGGGCCAGACAGGaaacctccctcccttccctgtggCTTCCCTGCCCCCGCCAAGACAGACCCCGGAGCTGAGGTCTGGGACAGCCCAGCCTGCGGACTCCTCCCAGACGACGTGGTCCAGCCTGGCTCCTGGGAAGTGTGTGGACATCCTTGGAGGTGCTGCTCCCGGGAGTGGGTCTGTGATTTCAGAGCCCCCTGTTCCCAGTGCCGGGGGTGGGAAGATCAGGGAAgacaggctggggggtgggggtcttACCTGGGGGGGCACAGCAGGCAGCGCCAGCCCAGCCAGGAGCTGCAGGAAGCAAGTGAACAGCCTCATGGCAGGCATCTTCTCAGACGTACCAAGCCAGGGGGCTCCAAGGGAAAACCACCATGCTCGTACCCGGGGGGAGCCCCTGGCACAGGAGGACAGGAGCTGAATGGGGGGCCGCGTGCCCCCCTCACTGCTGCCCCGAGGTCCCTGTCGGTGGCCCGAGCATCCTCTGGAAGCCCTGGGGATTCTGGAGCCCGCAGGTAAGGCTGCGGCTGGGGAACCTGGTGCGGAGGGCCCGGCAGGGCCGGGCGGCGTGGGGCAGGCGGGTCCCTGAGGAGGGTCCGTCGGGCGCCCAGCGCGACCCCAGGTCCTCTCGTGGCTGGCGAGTGAAGATGCAGTTTCTTCCTCAGACAGCAGCTCCCTTCTGGGACTGAAGCTTGTCGGCCGCTGGGTTTCAGGGGCCGCGAGTGGGGGCGGGGCTGCAGGCCCGCCCCGCCCACCGCCGACGAGGCTCCAGACCCGAGTCCTAGGGAGCGGCCGGGCGCCGAGCGGGGCCAGAGGCCGGCCGGGCGGCGCGGACCTGAGCGAGCTCGGCCGGCAGTGCGTGGAAGGGGCCCTCCCGACGCGGGCTTCACCGCCCGGCGGAGCCCAGCCCGCAGCTTCTCCCGGGACGCTCGGAGCCTGCTGCCCGGGGCGCCGGCTGAGCCAGG encodes the following:
- the PGF gene encoding placenta growth factor isoform X3, encoding MPAMRLFTCFLQLLAGLALPAVPPQQWALSAANGSSEVEVVPFQEVWGRSYCRALERLVDIVSEYPSEVEHMFSPSCVSLLRCTGCCGDENLHCVPVETVNVTMQLLKIRSGDRPSYVELTFSQHVRCECRPLREKMKPERCGDTVPRR
- the PGF gene encoding placenta growth factor isoform X1, which encodes MPAMRLFTCFLQLLAGLALPAVPPQQWALSAANGSSEVEVVPFQEVWGRSYCRALERLVDIVSEYPSEVEHMFSPSCVSLLRCTGCCGDENLHCVPVETVNVTMQLLKIRSGDRPSYVELTFSQHVRCECRPLREKMKPERRRPKGRGKRKREKQRHTDCHLACLLPATGLRKSFHAMGLGLTKSYPMSPPLHERRPPSHSVKIGMLGRILGAAILFPGGNQPLGGERPHTRLVYLLPSHSQLPPCWHLPSIY
- the PGF gene encoding placenta growth factor isoform X2; protein product: MPAMRLFTCFLQLLAGLALPAVPPQQWALSAANGSSEVEVVPFQEVWGRSYCRALERLVDIVSEYPSEVEHMFSPSCVSLLRCTGCCGDENLHCVPVETVNVTMQLLKIRSGDRPSYVELTFSQHVRCECRPLREKMKPERRRPKGRGKRKREKQRHTDCHLCGDTVPRR